In the Sandaracinus amylolyticus genome, CCGAGATCGAGGCCGAGCTCGAGCGACGAGGTCGCGACGATGCAGGGCAGGGCGCCCGACTTGAGCCGCTCTTCGATCTGCTGCCGCTGCTCGCGCGCGACCGAGCCGTGGTGCGCGAGCGCGATCTCGTCGCCTGCCACGTCGTTGAGCGCCGCCGCGAGACGCTCGGCGAGGCGACGCGAGTTCACGAAGATCATCGTCGAGCGATGCGCGCGGATCAGCTCGACGAGGCGCGGGTGGATGCTCGGCCAGATCGAGCGTCCTTCGGGCGCCTTTGGGCCACCCTCGAGCGGGCCGCGATCGTTCGCGCTCCCGAGACGGCTCATGTCGTCGACCGGGACCTCGATCGTGAGCGCGAGATCCTTCTTCGCGCTCGCGTCGACGATGCGCACCGGACGCGCGCTCCACGTGCCCTCGTCGTCGAGCTCGCCGCCGCCGAGGAAGCGCGCGATCTCGTCGAGCGGGCGCTGGGTCGCGGAGAGCCCGATGCGCTGGAGCGGCTTGGTCTGACCGGCGCGCGCGCGCACGTCCTCGAGGCGCTCGAGCGTGAGCGCGAGGTGCGCGCCCCGCTTGGTGCCTGCGATCGCGTGGATCTCGTCGACGATCACGGTCTCGATCGAGGTGAGGGTCTCGCGCGCGTTCGACGTGAGCAGGAGGTAGAGCGACTCCGGCGTGGTGATCAGCACGTCGGGCGGACGCCGCGCGAGGCGTGCGCGCTCGTCGGCGGGCGTGTCGCCCGAGCGCACGCCGACCTCGAGCCGGCGGTACGGGATGCCGAGCCGCTCTGCGGTGGCGGTGATGCCTGCGAGCGGCGCGCGGAGGTTGCGCTCGACGTCGACCGCCAGCGCCTTCAGCGGCGAGACGTAGAGCACGCGGCAGCGCTGCTTCGGCGGCGGCTCCTCGGCGAACGTCGCGCGATCGATCGCGAAGAGGAACGCGGCGAGCGTCTTGCCCGAGCCGGTGGGCGCGAGCAGCAGCGTCGACTCGCCGCGCGTGATCGCGCTCCAGCCCGCGCGCTGCGCGTCGGTCGGCGCGGCGAACGACGCCTCGAACCACGCGCGCGTCGCCGGGTGGAACGCAGCGAGCGCATCGGTGCCCTTCTTCTTGCTCAAGCGCGGGCCTCGACGCGCGAAGGCTGACAGCGTGCGCACCAGTACGTCGAGCGACGCATGTCGCCCTGGCGCTCCATCGTGATCGCGTGCGCGCAGCGCGGGCAGGGCTGGCCCTGACGCCCATAGACTCGCTGAGGGCGCGTGCCGCGCGCGAACCCACCGCGCATGCGGCGCTCGGCGGTGGCGAGCAGCGCGCGCAGCTCGTCGTCCGTGAAGCGCGCGACCGGCGCGAACGGATCGAGCCGATGCTCGAAGAGCAGCTCGCTCTTCCACACGTTGCCGATGCCGGCGATCGCGCGCTGATCCATCAGCGCGACACCGAGCGGCGCGTGATCGATCGCGCGGAGCCGGCGCAGCGCCTCGTCGGGATCGAAGCTCGCCGCGATGGGATCGGGACCGAGCCCGGCGAGGTGGGGATCACGATCGACGTCGCTCGCGCGGATGAGCCGCACGATCGGCGCGCTCCAGCACATCGCGATCGCGCCGTCGACCTCGAGCACGACGACGACGTTGCCGGAGGCGCCGGGCACGCGCTCACCCGGCCCATAGCCGCGCCACACGCCGTTCATCTTCATGTGCGTGTGGAGCACGAGCCCGCCCTCGAACGTGATCAGCAGGTTCTTCCCGCGCGCCTCGACCGACTCCACGCGCTTGCCGACGACCGACGTGACGCGCTCGGCGCGGCGCGGCAGATCGAGCGCGCGCACGAGGCGCCCCGCGAGGAGCGGGCGCAGGCGCAGCGCGGTGCGGTGGAGGGTGTCGCCTTCGGGCACGAGGACTACGACGTGTGGGGCTCGGAGCGCCGGGTTTCAAGCGGGGCGAGACGCCACTCTCGACGGTGCGCTGTCAGGAATGCCGCGCCGCGTTCGCGTGTGACCGCGTGGCGTGCCTCGAGATCACGAGGATCCGCGCCACGTTTGAGTGAGGCATGCTGCGTCGATGCGCGATCTCGTGGACGAGCTGTGCTCCGATCGCTGCGCGGGACGCGCGGCCGGGACCGAGGGTGGGCGCATCGCGCGCGGCGTGGTGATCGAGGCGCTGCGCGGAGCGGGGCTCGATCCGTTCGAACAGGCCGTGCCGAAGGCGCGCGGCGCGAACGTGCTCGCGACGATCCCCGGCGAGATCGATCGCTACGTGATGGTCGCCGCGCACTACGACCATCTCGGCACGGTCGGGCACCACGTCTTCCGTGGCGCGGACGACAATGCGGCGTCGGTCGCGATCCTGGCCGACGTCGCGCGCCGGCTCGCGGCGGATCGCCCGATGGGCCGCGGCGTGATCATCGCCGCGTTCGATGCCGAAGAGCCGCCGTACTTCCTCACGGCGGCGATGGGCTCGGAGCACTTCGCGCGGCATCCGACGGTGCCGCTCGATCGCATCGACATGATGGTCTGCCTCGAGCTCGTCGGGCACGCGCTCGGCGAGGTGCACCTGCCGAGCGAGGTGCGTCGCACGATGTTCCTGCTCGGCGCGGAGCGCAGCGAGGGCACGCTCACGCACGTGCACGAGCTCGCGCGCAGCGAGCCCGGCGTGATCATCCGGCCCGCCGACGCCGAGATCATCCCGCGGCTCAGCGACTACGCGGCGTTCTGGGAGCGCGAGCGTCCCTTCGTGCTGCTCACGGGCGGTCGGTCCCGCCACTACCACACGCCCGAGGATCTTCCGAAGCACCTCGACTTCGCCCGGATGCAGGCCACCGCAGCGTGGATCGAGCGCTTCGTGCGCGCGCAGTGCGCACGACACGAAGCGCCCTTCGTGTTCCGCGATCGGCGCGACGACGTGTCGACGCTCGACTCGATCGGCGATCTGCTCACGCCGCTGGCCAGCGTGTCCGACGTCGCGGCGATGGGCGCGCAGATGGCGCGCTCGCTCCGCGCTCGCGTGCGACGTGATGGAGCGCTCCCGCTCGACGCGCGCGGGGAGCTCGAGCAGCTCGTCGCCGCGATCGAGTCGTCGCTCGCATGATCGAGCGACGACGTCGCGGGCGCGCGATCGCGCGCGCGCTACGCTGCGAGATGACTTCTCTTCGGATCTCGGTGCTCGCCACGGCGTGCTCTCCATTCCCATCGGCAGACGAGCTCGAGTCACCGGCGTGTGTCGACGGGGATTGGAACCCGACCGAGACCGTCCGGGCGTCGCTCGGCGCCGACTTCGTCGCGATCGTGGACGACGAGGAAGGCGTGCTGGGATCGGGCCCGCGCTGTGACGGCGCGACCGATCCCACGGCGTGCGAGGAAGCGATCTCGGAGGCGCTCTGGAGCGCGCAGATCGTCGTTCGTGTCGGCGACGAGGTGACGACCCCGACGATGCGTGAGCTCCTCGGGACGATCGACAGCCTCGACGAGGCCCTGATCGTCACGACGCTGTCGGGCTACTCGCTGCCCGGCTGTGGCGAGGGCTCGCGCACCGGTGGTCGCCGCATCGAAGGTGGGTGGGAAGTGGTCGTGATCGGCGATGTCGAGTGCGTGTACGACGTCGGCCCGTTCGAGCACGAGGATCGCTACTTCCGCCACTTGGTCCACGTCTCGGACGACGGCGAGCTCGACGAGCGGGCGCGCGAGGAGAGCCATCGCGACTCCTGCTACGACCACTGCGACTGCTTCGAGTAGCGGTCCTCACGCGTCG is a window encoding:
- a CDS encoding Fpg/Nei family DNA glycosylase, whose translation is MPEGDTLHRTALRLRPLLAGRLVRALDLPRRAERVTSVVGKRVESVEARGKNLLITFEGGLVLHTHMKMNGVWRGYGPGERVPGASGNVVVVLEVDGAIAMCWSAPIVRLIRASDVDRDPHLAGLGPDPIAASFDPDEALRRLRAIDHAPLGVALMDQRAIAGIGNVWKSELLFEHRLDPFAPVARFTDDELRALLATAERRMRGGFARGTRPQRVYGRQGQPCPRCAHAITMERQGDMRRSTYWCARCQPSRVEARA
- a CDS encoding M28 family metallopeptidase, which codes for MRDLVDELCSDRCAGRAAGTEGGRIARGVVIEALRGAGLDPFEQAVPKARGANVLATIPGEIDRYVMVAAHYDHLGTVGHHVFRGADDNAASVAILADVARRLAADRPMGRGVIIAAFDAEEPPYFLTAAMGSEHFARHPTVPLDRIDMMVCLELVGHALGEVHLPSEVRRTMFLLGAERSEGTLTHVHELARSEPGVIIRPADAEIIPRLSDYAAFWERERPFVLLTGGRSRHYHTPEDLPKHLDFARMQATAAWIERFVRAQCARHEAPFVFRDRRDDVSTLDSIGDLLTPLASVSDVAAMGAQMARSLRARVRRDGALPLDARGELEQLVAAIESSLA